The Plasmodium falciparum 3D7 genome assembly, chromosome: 12 genome contains the following window.
aaatacctCTTCTTCAATGATGTCTTCTAAAGGTGTTTCGTCTTTTTCTGCTTCCGTTGgttcttgtttttttaacacataacctataaatatatttataaaatataccatCGATATATAAACGtcaatataatattagaaTCACAAACAGCtacctatatatattttatttaattatataaacaaacaTAGATTCTCCATCTCATACCTTGAGGTAAGCAATGCTTATATTTACAATTATCTCCTCCATTTGGACAAACCCAAAACCATCCATAttgcttaaaaaaaaaaaaacaaaaaaataaaaatataataaagtaaaataaaaaataaaactgaGGCTTAACTATCTAAATactatcaatattattactatttatttattttgttattttgttatttcatTTGtccttatatatttaccttATTTTCAACGGCGTTTAAAAAGAATTTACAAATGATATCtgttttatttacatttttgtgcctaatatttataacttcgtttaatttatgtatatcCCATTTATCTATagtatcattttctttatcatttttactATCCCTAATATcagtatatatatcaattttttgtgcttcttttgattttttaGGGTCGTAGGTAGTTGATGTTGTTTCGTTGATTTTTTTAACCTTTTCGGtttctacaaaaaaaaagggagAACGTAAAATGAAtgcacacacacatatatgtatatatatatatatatatatatatataggttaTGTGTGTATATGTGCACATGTGTACATGTATATCGTTCCATCTTGTAACACACATATGaagtaaaatattaaatatattcacatatataattcattatttttactttgaTAGAttgaatttaataataatttttgttgATTTAGTTTTTCTTTCTCCTTCTCTTCTTTCCTCTTTTCTTCAGGTTTTCTTTTAGTTTGAAATACTTGTTGCTGAACACCTTTTATATATCTGTAAAAGAGAAATATGAAGGAGACgtaaatatgtacatatatatatatatttacatatgtttatttttatttttatgtttatattttattttttatttttaatatttcagcCTCTTACCTTTGGACACTTTTACTCTTATTCTTGTTCTTTAATCCAAATGTTTTATCTTCTacaattttttgtttttctttttctaattttttattactttctttttttggaggcatttttttctttagtataattaattcatatatgtgtatatatataaatatatatatatataatatatatatatatatatatatttttttttttttttttttttttttttaatctggATGTCctacttaatttttttctttatataataaatatttatattttcatatatcattaaaacataatatatatatatatataatatatatatagtaatataaaaGTACGTcctaaatatatgaaaaaaaaaaaaaaaaaaaaaaagcttttttcctttttctttcacttttatatattaggacagatatttattataatgtatataataactagataaataaaaatgtataattaaTGAATTGGTACATTATAGAGATAGGTGTAGTTATAAACAAAACTCATAAATACagtaaaatatacatatgtattaatatatatatatatatatatatatatatatatatatatattataattatgaatttgaaaaaagaatgtgataaaataaaaaaaaaataaaaaaattatacgtTTATTAAAGTTACTAAATTAAACGCcttatgtattttataaacatcattataataatataatattattttatatatattataaaataaggcgagaaaaaaaaggaaaagaaaatacaataaaaaaattgatgGGGAAAACAgatattcttattatatattaaaaaaaaaaaaagagaaaagataaaagaaataaaaagaagaaaaatgttttgacatatataaaagatgaatTCAGTTGacataaaaaaagtaaataaatataaattacatattattatgacaaagtttatatataaaaataaatatatattatataatatataaacccttctttttttttttaaaaatataatataaagttatatatatacatatatatattatcaatattattattattatttttttttttttttttatagatttATATTAAGTATAAAATTTAACCTAAATTTTTCAAGAATGCAAcactaaataaaaaaattaataaatgaaaaaaaaaaaatcaagaacaattttttaaatgttaaaaaaaataataatagaataattattatttaataataattattaccattatacatatatatatattatatatatatatatatataataagttaCTATAggtttacaatatatattattatatatataggtattTACCcatacattaaatatatatgttaattacttatatgtataataaagaattatttattaagaaGCATATATcaatgtaatattataaatatatatatatatatatataaaccatagtattattaatatttataaaaattataaaagtcgaataattcttatatatttatagtgttaagatatatttatgttcaaTCTAATTAAGATAAAAAATTCATTGAAcaattttctttaattttgtttgtttatttgtttatttgtttatttatttatttttttttttatgtgcaAATTATAGAAGATAAGTTTTGTTAAGATCCTATGagacatttttatttgtttataataaaataataaaaataaaaaaaaaaaaaaaaaagttcattttattcatttgtatgtaaaaaaaatataaaataaaaaaaaatcaagtgttctaattataaaattataaattcaaATACAACATgtcataattttaataatatatatatatatatatatatatgtgtatatatatatatatatttttttttttttatatgatcataGTTTTATGTGATGAGACATAACTCGCTCATATTATGTAATACTATTACTCTATTCAGTTTCAAAAATgattttttaagaaaataCTTTAACTTAATTTTTTACTCAAGAGATTATTGGTCTTGTAGGaacataattaaaatttcacaaaaaaaaaaaaaagatattaaatataataatagaacgtactgtaataaatataataatgttagaAAAGATGAATGTGGATTTATTAAGGCTGAGGATaagacatatataaaaaataatgataaaataaatttatatcttggaaataaaaatataaatagaaagaatctattaacatatattaaaaatgataaaaaattgttattatatactttatgtaaaatatatgaaaagaaacaatttaataaaatacctAATGATATATTGAATGAATTATATCATGATATATGTGAACACGTTttggaaaaaaaacaagaaaagTTAAATCGAAGGGaaacattaatatttttaagctgtataaatgataaaaattatgcTGAGAGGGTACATATGgttaaaagtaataataataatgataataaaaataatgataattattttacaaataagagttataataaatataacaacatatttgatgaaaagaatatgtttctttatttttgtacaattttaaaaaatcgaaaatataatttagaaGATAAAGATATAGTTAAcgatatattgttattttttgataagaaaatgaatataatgagaataaaaaatatatccttATATTTGTGTAATATATGCTATTTAAATAGTAAGGTTATTATAAAAAcgaatatgttatattattttgttctttatatattaaaatatataaaatataaaattaaaaaaagaatggattttaacaatatttatcattatgtTACACTGTTAACATCATGTATGCATAtatcaaaattaaaaatggaaataaaTCAAGATAGAGAAtcttatataaatgatttaaatgttataaaaatgataaataaaaatgaatattcaTTTGATTCTAATGATTTTTCGGAAatgtgtaaaaaaaatataaaggataaaaaatatgtaaacgACACTATGTATTCatgtttaatttataatgataaccatttttttcattattttaatatatatgaaaattttgaaTATAAAGAGGAAAGCCACAAACCCATACCATTACAAAtaccatataaaaaaagaaaaaaaaaacaaaacaaaacaaaacaaaatgatgatgatgataataataataataataataataatattcaaacATTACACCAAATAAATCACGAATtgatttatgtaatatataatatgaattattatttagtaaatatatttttaaaaaaaaaaaaaaaaactcttgaacaaaatatattaaaaaaaaatatgacaattcctattataatacattatatgtTTCGTTGTTTAaattttcaaatattttcGAATACCTTATATCTAGaattacaaaaattaattttatccATATGTGATATGAACAAAGAATCTTTtggattattattattattattagctccttcaaatattatagaatttttacatttaatgtctataaataataatttaattaaaattaatgaaaagaTAGAAACATGTATTTTGAAACAATTTTTAgatcatttatttatagataattgtatacatttaaacaaaaaagataaaatcattttatatataagtatatcaaaaattttatttttctcaaAGAAAATGTATATGGAAAAAATGCATCATATCTTAACAaatgaatttattaattttacataTCGTGATTTATACTGTATAGTATATGCATTAAATTGTTCGAAATTTTGTGATTTACCTTTTATTGAATCATTATtgagaaatatttataaattcaaacataaatattcacaaaataaattattaacgATCATATCCATATTTTATTCGTTTAATCTGAACATGTCCATATTTAATTTGCTCATaacatatacaaataaaaaggagtaaacaacaaaaaaaaaaaaaaaaaaaaaaaaaaaaaaaaaaacacacatatatatatatatatatatatatatatatatatgtatttatttatttatttatttatttattcatttatttattggtttatctttatatttgtctatttttataacttttCAGCATAAATCATATTAGAAAGGACGAAGAAGATACAAGTGAAGATTACCATATTAACACTGGTGAGGACTAATAATGAAAcatacaaaataatgataaatatatatatatatatatatatatattatacaatcgtattttttttattattttcattttatttttttcttttttttgaaggAGCAAAAAAACTGGAAGACGATTTAGAAAACAAGGAAAGAATTTTGAAGGAATTATCCTCACACATAAAGGaagtaaaatataaactACAACATTTTACATATACTTACAACTCTTTTTTAAAcatgttatattttgttaaataatagtatatattcatacatatacttatacataaatataaaaacgcacacatataaatatatatatatatatttatttatttatttatttatttatttatcttacTCTCAGGAAGCTAGCGataatttcctttttaatgaaaatggtaatttttttttttttttttttaattttaaaattgcATATAattactttatattttttattttaatttctttaaaatatatttaacatgATATATTTTGCATATCCATTTTATAGATATACTGGAGTTCAATTCTGATGAAAATAGATTAACGGATGACACATCCGAAgaaaagtaatatattacatatacatatatatatatatatatatatatatatatatatatatatatatatttatttatttatttatttatttatttatttatttatttgtatgtgtttgttattttttttatttttcagaTTTTTAATGGATGAAgatgaaattaaaaagtacataaaaagaaaacataaaaaaagaaagtcataatataaaatgataaatattattttcatttatcatATAGTCTAGGATAAGATCTGTCGTTTCGGAAAAAtctatatcatataaaaacatttcaAAGGATACTccaatttttatttcattaaaatatattttttgtttgttttgtgtatatatttcaatttcattattaaatgttttgtgttttatattttttacattagaacatataatattatttgtatcatTTTTTGTTCCAAGATATAAATGATTTTCTTTTTGAATATCATgatctttattatttgttatgatattatcattcatttgaatatttttaatttgttttataatatcatttttttttcttgtctTTGTTAATGTTTTATCATAATATCCCTTTCCGCTTCCAATTCTATAAcccaatttattatatgctaTTAAAGGAATTAAAATAATGGTGtcattatgtttatataaagaattagaGAGCTCGtaattttttacaatttttgAATAGTTTAATATgaaattattcatttttttatatgtagtataatatatatagtcataaggaataaatatattaaaatgatatTGTACtaacaaattattttttatattaaatggaAAGAAAATTAAATCCTTTTCTTTTGTCGTTATCGGAACATAtaacacaaaataaaaataatcatataattgatctataataaataatatatctatttctttttttgttggtaaatatatacatatattataattagcattattataattttcctCCATATCACAATACTTTTTTGGATCCTCTATATTATGATCATAtgcataaaaatgaaaattctCAATGtcattttttatgatatcatcatttatatcatatttctttaaatattcataagaTATATGTGATTCaagttttttataattatatgtatatttatatattcttgtaAAATCAAATTGtacattattctttttttttctaacttctaaagaacaaaataaaatatatagttgTCTTATAAGATATGTATACAAATCATCTATATACAATACACCTTCTTCATCTTTACTATTTGTAACACATGTTTGAAATGAATCTACATAACTATATGATATCttcttatcattattaatattgtttattatatctttcttatttt
Protein-coding sequences here:
- a CDS encoding 5-formyltetrahydrofolate cyclo-ligase, putative; the encoded protein is MDVKEYTHNIIDIDISNHIKIRSSNNYNNKKLKETIRQNAKKIRDITFKYWIKEKQLQSGNFVINDENINDKMIIENKKDIINNINNDKKISYSYVDSFQTCVTNSKDEEGVLYIDDLYTYLIRQLYILFCSLEVRKKKNNVQFDFTRIYKYTYNYKKLESHISYEYLKKYDINDDIIKNDIENFHFYAYDHNIEDPKKYCDMEENYNNANYNICIYLPTKKEIDILFIIDQLYDYFYFVLYVPITTKEKDLIFFPFNIKNNLLVQYHFNIFIPYDYIYYTTYKKMNNFILNYSKIVKNYELSNSLYKHNDTIILIPLIAYNKLGYRIGSGKGYYDKTLTKTRKKNDIIKQIKNIQMNDNIITNNKDHDIQKENHLYLGTKNDTNNIICSNVKNIKHKTFNNEIEIYTQNKQKIYFNEIKIGVSFEMFLYDIDFSETTDLILDYMINENNIYHFIL
- a CDS encoding translation machinery-associated protein 46, putative, encoding MPPKKESNKKLEKEKQKIVEDKTFGLKNKNKSKSVQRYIKGVQQQVFQTKRKPEEKRKEEKEKEKLNQQKLLLNSIYQKTEKVKKINETTSTTYDPKKSKEAQKIDIYTDIRDSKNDKENDTIDKWDIHKLNEVINIRHKNVNKTDIICKFFLNAVENKQYGWFWVCPNGGDNCKYKHCLPQGYVLKKQEPTEAEKDETPLEDIIEEERMKYINNGTPVTLELFKKWKEENADKYKLKKDDQKEKVEKKAKTNVLSGKELFTYDPTLFVDDDNAANTNEYDDLFYDDEDDKEDTPEKKNCVNGEINENPNEKREDEVPINSELFIDELDDLDQLD